A single window of Gambusia affinis linkage group LG18, SWU_Gaff_1.0, whole genome shotgun sequence DNA harbors:
- the LOC122820069 gene encoding leishmanolysin-like peptidase 2 isoform X1, whose translation MTHPPPSSILQPIRIKTWRARESCKLSEAESERLEEALEEAVRVVSSLLSVNRTMGTLLLSRDIRKYCKFVWRNSSLLNYNRCGRVNKNYRTETCLEVTIPEDHLSGCYVYPESDSPRRTVIRPEGAGLPDTDFLIYIHVQATDKCRAEPGVLAYAVHCQTDAGGRPVAGVVVLCRDRLSAAPYSHQATVQTLIHEMFHTLGFSKDLFSSWRDCSSHQGASCSPRNKVIHSDGSGQTRIYTPGIVSALQRHLMSSDPELGGPLENLDESAGKVSSHWESRVLQGSIMAAALGDPTTVRIDPVTLAALRDTGWYSVNLSRAQSLVWGDGQGAKFGSLSICKENSSTFFCSGSGVGCHFLHLHKGKCQTDPYLEGCRVYKPLENGSECWRKENTRWPPAENWSGEIFGFDSRCFFSSLIRQGSDVWTSSSAEGRCYRHRCSGPNRYQIQVSGSQWVDCPAGGAVQVKGYRGEVFCPDRRLCLYPDVSPPIDRNSSSGFTTCDPEGTIISPQDVTWSPLRSTSQVMWLCSGAAGCVLVALLVSYWKRRTCMIRSSSVAPEDHSHL comes from the exons ATGACCCATCCACCTCCCTCCAGCATTTTGCAGCCGATCAGGATAAAAACCTGGAGGGCCAGAGAAAGCTGCAAACTGTCTGAAGCTGAGAGCGAGAGGCTGGAGGAGGCTCTGGAAGAGGCTGTGAGGGTGGTGTCGTCTTTACTGTCAG TGAACAGAACCATGGGAACCTTACTGCTGAGCAGAGACATCAGGAAATACTGCAAGTTTGTCTGGAGGAATTCAAGCCTGCTGAACTACAACAG GTGTGgaagagtaaataaaaactacagaaCTGAAACGTGTCTGGAAGTCACA ATCCCAGAAGACCATCTGTCTGGATGCTACGTTTACCCAGAGAGCGACTCTCCTCGCAGAACCGTCATCAGACCAGAAGGAGCCGGACTTCCTGACACCGACTTCCTGATTTACATCCACGTACAAGCCACCGACAAATGTAGAGCAGAG CCAGGCGTCCTCGCCTACGCCGTCCACTGCCAGACGGACGCTGGGGGACGTCCTGTGGCCGGTGTGGTGGTCCTCTGCAGGGACAGGCTGAGCGCCGCTCCCTACAGCCACCAGGCTACAGTTCAG ACTCTGATCCATGAGATGTTTCATACACTCGGCTTCTCCAAAGATCTCTTCAGCTCCTGGCGAGACTGTTCATCACATCAAg gaGCTTCATGTTCTCCTCGAAATAAAGTGATTCACTCAGACGGATCAGGACAGACGAGGATTTACACTCCAGGCATCGTCTCAGCCCTGCAGAGACACCTGATGTCCTCTGACCCCGAGCTGGGCGGGCCGCTGGAGAACCTG GACGAATCTGCGGGCAAAGTTTCCTCGCACTGGGAGTCCCGGGTCCTGCAGGGATCCATCATGGCGGCGGCGCTGGGAGACCCGACCACAGTCCGGATCGACCCGGTCACGTTAGCTGCGCTGCGGGACACGGGCTGGTACTCTGTGAACCTGAGCCGGGCTCAGAGTCTGGTCTGGGGAGACG GTCAAGGAGCCAAATTTGGTTCTCTGTCCATCTGCAAGGAAAACTCCTCAACGTTTTTCTGCTCTGGAAG TGGAGTTGGATGTCACTTCCTTCACCTCCACAAGGGGAAATGTCAGACGGATCCGTACCTGGAAGGTTGTCGGGTCTATAAGCCGCTGGAGAATGGA agTGAATGctggaggaaagaaaacacaagatggCCTCCTGCAGAAAACTGGAGCGGAGAGATTTTTGGTTTTGACAGCCGCTGCTTCTTCTCCAGCCTCATcagacag GGAAGTGACGTTTGGACCAGCAGCTCTGCTGAGGGTCGCTGCTACAGACACAGATGTTCTGGACCCAACAGGTACCAGATCCAGGTGTCTGGCTCCCAATGGGTGGACtgcccagcagggggcgccgtTCAG GTTAAAGGATACAGAGGTGAAGTGTTTTGTCCTGACAGACGGTTGTGTCTCTACCCTGATGTTTCTCCTCCTATAGACAGAAACTCATCCTCTGGTTTCACCACATG CGACCCTGAAGGGACAATCATTTCACCCCAGGATGTGACCTGGTCTCCTCTCAGGTCAACTTCACAGGTCATGTGGCTCTGCTCCGGTGCTGCTGGGTGCGTCCTGGTCGCTCTGCTGGTTTCGTACTGGAAGCGTAGGACCTGTATGATCAGGAGCAGCTCTGTGGCTCCAGAGGATCACAGCCACCTGTAG
- the LOC122820069 gene encoding leishmanolysin-like peptidase 2 isoform X2 produces the protein MTHPPPSSILQPIRIKTWRARESCKLSEAESERLEEALEEAVRVVSSLLSVNRTMGTLLLSRDIRKYCKFVWRNSSLLNYNRCGRVNKNYRTETCLEVTIPEDHLSGCYVYPESDSPRRTVIRPEGAGLPDTDFLIYIHVQATDKCRAEPGVLAYAVHCQTDAGGRPVAGVVVLCRDRLSAAPYSHQATVQTLIHEMFHTLGFSKDLFSSWRDCSSHQGASCSPRNKVIHSDGSGQTRIYTPGIVSALQRHLMSSDPELGGPLENLDESAGKVSSHWESRVLQGSIMAAALGDPTTVRIDPVTLAALRDTGWYSVNLSRAQSLVWGDGQGAKFGSLSICKENSSTFFCSGSGVGCHFLHLHKGKCQTDPYLEGCRVYKPLENGSECWRKENTRWPPAENWSGEIFGFDSRCFFSSLIRQGSDVWTSSSAEGRCYRHRCSGPNRYQIQVSGSQWVDCPAGGAVQVKGYRGEVFCPDRRLCLYPDVSPPIDRNSSSGFTTWQRP, from the exons ATGACCCATCCACCTCCCTCCAGCATTTTGCAGCCGATCAGGATAAAAACCTGGAGGGCCAGAGAAAGCTGCAAACTGTCTGAAGCTGAGAGCGAGAGGCTGGAGGAGGCTCTGGAAGAGGCTGTGAGGGTGGTGTCGTCTTTACTGTCAG TGAACAGAACCATGGGAACCTTACTGCTGAGCAGAGACATCAGGAAATACTGCAAGTTTGTCTGGAGGAATTCAAGCCTGCTGAACTACAACAG GTGTGgaagagtaaataaaaactacagaaCTGAAACGTGTCTGGAAGTCACA ATCCCAGAAGACCATCTGTCTGGATGCTACGTTTACCCAGAGAGCGACTCTCCTCGCAGAACCGTCATCAGACCAGAAGGAGCCGGACTTCCTGACACCGACTTCCTGATTTACATCCACGTACAAGCCACCGACAAATGTAGAGCAGAG CCAGGCGTCCTCGCCTACGCCGTCCACTGCCAGACGGACGCTGGGGGACGTCCTGTGGCCGGTGTGGTGGTCCTCTGCAGGGACAGGCTGAGCGCCGCTCCCTACAGCCACCAGGCTACAGTTCAG ACTCTGATCCATGAGATGTTTCATACACTCGGCTTCTCCAAAGATCTCTTCAGCTCCTGGCGAGACTGTTCATCACATCAAg gaGCTTCATGTTCTCCTCGAAATAAAGTGATTCACTCAGACGGATCAGGACAGACGAGGATTTACACTCCAGGCATCGTCTCAGCCCTGCAGAGACACCTGATGTCCTCTGACCCCGAGCTGGGCGGGCCGCTGGAGAACCTG GACGAATCTGCGGGCAAAGTTTCCTCGCACTGGGAGTCCCGGGTCCTGCAGGGATCCATCATGGCGGCGGCGCTGGGAGACCCGACCACAGTCCGGATCGACCCGGTCACGTTAGCTGCGCTGCGGGACACGGGCTGGTACTCTGTGAACCTGAGCCGGGCTCAGAGTCTGGTCTGGGGAGACG GTCAAGGAGCCAAATTTGGTTCTCTGTCCATCTGCAAGGAAAACTCCTCAACGTTTTTCTGCTCTGGAAG TGGAGTTGGATGTCACTTCCTTCACCTCCACAAGGGGAAATGTCAGACGGATCCGTACCTGGAAGGTTGTCGGGTCTATAAGCCGCTGGAGAATGGA agTGAATGctggaggaaagaaaacacaagatggCCTCCTGCAGAAAACTGGAGCGGAGAGATTTTTGGTTTTGACAGCCGCTGCTTCTTCTCCAGCCTCATcagacag GGAAGTGACGTTTGGACCAGCAGCTCTGCTGAGGGTCGCTGCTACAGACACAGATGTTCTGGACCCAACAGGTACCAGATCCAGGTGTCTGGCTCCCAATGGGTGGACtgcccagcagggggcgccgtTCAG GTTAAAGGATACAGAGGTGAAGTGTTTTGTCCTGACAGACGGTTGTGTCTCTACCCTGATGTTTCTCCTCCTATAGACAGAAACTCATCCTCTGGTTTCACCACATGGCAA CGACCCTGA